One Pleurocapsa sp. PCC 7327 DNA segment encodes these proteins:
- a CDS encoding RNA-binding protein — MSIFIGNLPYEVSEDDLKQVFADYGTVKSVRLPMDRETGRVRGFAFVEMDTEAEETAAIQALDGAKWIGRSLKVSKARPREDKRSSFSDRGNQKYSRRY, encoded by the coding sequence ATGTCCATCTTTATTGGTAATTTACCTTACGAAGTTAGTGAAGACGACTTAAAACAAGTTTTTGCAGATTACGGAACTGTCAAAAGCGTAAGACTACCGATGGATCGAGAAACAGGTCGCGTTCGCGGTTTCGCTTTTGTGGAAATGGACACGGAAGCTGAAGAAACTGCGGCTATTCAAGCCTTGGATGGGGCTAAGTGGATTGGGCGTAGCTTAAAAGTTAGCAAAGCCAGACCTCGCGAAGATAAACGGTCGTCTTTTAGCGACAGAGGCAACCAGAAGTATTCTCGCCGCTACTAA
- a CDS encoding iron-sulfur cluster assembly accessory protein, with protein sequence MTQTTQTQSKGIQLSQAALNHVLKLRQQQGKDLCLRVGVRQGGCSGMSYMMDFEDVSKITEHDEVFDYDGFKIVCDRKSLLYLYGLMLDYSDAMIGGGFQFTNPNASQTCGCGKSFGV encoded by the coding sequence ATGACACAAACAACTCAGACCCAATCAAAAGGAATTCAACTGTCACAAGCAGCACTCAATCACGTTCTTAAACTGCGGCAACAACAAGGAAAAGACCTCTGTTTGCGAGTTGGCGTTCGTCAGGGCGGGTGTTCTGGCATGTCTTACATGATGGATTTTGAAGACGTTAGTAAGATTACCGAACACGATGAAGTATTTGATTATGATGGTTTTAAGATCGTGTGCGATCGCAAGAGTCTTCTTTATCTCTACGGTCTAATGCTCGATTACAGCGATGCCATGATTGGCGGTGGATTCCAATTCACCAACCCAAACGCTTCTCAAACCTGTGGTTGCGGTAAATCCTTTGGCGTATAG
- a CDS encoding M48 family metallopeptidase: MTDSATSLLEKGIERYKAGEKPEDLIPVFQDICDRASKNAAVWSSLAWLYLLTDKPKLALKAAQKSVKLDSRAPQARINLAVAMLETGTAGVRQHIEAVQQMVSLDAQIRQDIEENIEDGLTRKPDWKSLERVKSWLLTS; this comes from the coding sequence ATGACTGACTCGGCTACTTCCCTTCTAGAAAAAGGCATAGAACGCTACAAAGCTGGCGAAAAACCAGAAGATTTAATTCCTGTTTTTCAGGATATATGCGATCGCGCTTCCAAAAATGCAGCAGTGTGGTCGAGTCTAGCTTGGTTATATCTCTTAACCGATAAACCTAAGCTAGCATTAAAAGCTGCTCAGAAAAGCGTTAAACTCGATAGTAGAGCGCCACAAGCCCGCATCAACCTGGCCGTAGCCATGTTGGAGACGGGAACGGCAGGCGTTCGACAACACATTGAAGCAGTCCAACAAATGGTGTCACTCGACGCGCAAATCCGTCAAGATATAGAAGAAAATATTGAAGATGGGTTAACCAGAAAACCTGACTGGAAAAGCCTAGAGCGAGTCAAAAGCTGGTTGCTAACCTCATAA
- a CDS encoding M48 family metallopeptidase, producing the protein MGFSKTQLIGLRADDFRHPLDLQATTALKQLPGLDMLVRSLLGPVAEQFFYLNNIASSILVGENQLPHLHKLLLEACQILDLEPPQLYVQQNPIPNAYTFAMRGKQPFMVLHTSLIEMLTPEEIQAVMAHELGHLKCEHGVYLTLVNIVVLAAGLLPSWGTVIAQSLREQMLQWVRCAEFSCDRAALLAIQDPKVVMSVLMKLTGGSPTLAPQLNLDAFIEQARAYDAISETELGQMLKTAQTAQLTHPVPVLRAREIDRWASSQDYQRLLQRRQIEYNRKADPKGGWRNW; encoded by the coding sequence ATGGGATTCTCTAAAACGCAACTAATCGGTCTTAGGGCTGACGACTTTCGCCATCCCCTAGACCTACAAGCCACAACTGCACTCAAACAATTACCGGGACTAGATATGCTAGTTCGCAGTCTACTCGGTCCGGTAGCGGAACAATTTTTCTATCTCAACAATATCGCCTCTAGCATTCTCGTTGGGGAAAATCAGCTACCCCACCTGCATAAGCTACTGCTAGAAGCCTGTCAAATTCTCGACCTAGAACCGCCTCAGCTATACGTTCAGCAAAACCCCATTCCCAACGCCTACACCTTTGCTATGCGAGGGAAACAGCCTTTTATGGTCTTGCATACCTCACTAATCGAAATGCTGACCCCAGAAGAAATTCAGGCAGTGATGGCACACGAGTTGGGTCATCTCAAATGCGAACATGGGGTTTACCTGACCCTAGTCAATATTGTGGTGTTAGCAGCAGGTTTGCTGCCAAGCTGGGGAACGGTTATCGCTCAGTCTTTAAGAGAACAAATGCTACAATGGGTCAGATGTGCGGAATTTAGCTGCGATCGGGCTGCACTCCTAGCCATTCAAGACCCAAAGGTAGTCATGTCAGTGCTGATGAAGCTGACTGGCGGTTCTCCTACCCTTGCGCCTCAATTAAACTTAGATGCTTTTATCGAACAAGCTAGGGCATACGACGCTATTAGCGAAACCGAATTGGGTCAGATGCTCAAAACAGCTCAAACCGCTCAACTAACCCATCCCGTTCCCGTCCTGCGAGCTAGAGAAATCGATCGCTGGGCAAGCTCTCAAGATTATCAACGCTTGTTGCAACGTCGCCAAATAGAGTATAATCGAAAAGCCGATCCCAAGGGCGGATGGCGAAATTGGTAG